In Aquimarina sp. TRL1, a single window of DNA contains:
- a CDS encoding urocanate hydratase: MTFKEQILQGIPSELPQKKELDVTVNRAPKRKQILTEEEKKLAIRNALRYFPKDWHQELAQEFKEELNEYGRIYMYRFMPEYDLYARPITDYPAISSQAAGIMLMIQNNLDHAVAQHPYELITYGGNGAVFQNWAQYLLTMQYLATMTDEQTLHMYSGHPMGLFPSSKDAPRVIVTNGMMIPNYSKPDDWEKYNALGVTQYGQMTAGSYMYIGPQGIVHGTTITVMNAFRKTLKPSETPAGKIFLTAGLGGMSGAQPKAGNIAGCITICAEVNPNAAIKRHEQGWVDELVDTIDELVNRVKIAIDKEEVVSIAYKGNVVDIWERFYDENIYIHLGSDQTSLHNPWSGGYYPAGVSFEEANELITNQPEIFKEKVEDSLRRHAAAVNKHTARGTYFFDYGNAFLLEASRAGADVMADNGIDFKYPSYVQDILGPMCFDYGFGPFRWVCTSGKPEDLDKTDQIAIDIMSEIKANAPEEIQQQMQDNITWIQEAKTNKLVVGSQARILYADAEGRAKIAEAFNKAIASGVLAAPVVLGRDHHDVSGTDSPYRETSNIYDGSKYTADMAIHNVIGDSFRGATWVSIHNGGGVGWGEVVNGGFGLLLDGSPEASRKLKNMLFYDVNNGISRRSWARNEEALFAIKREMERTPELKVTLPIIVEDKLLNDLF; this comes from the coding sequence GACATTTAAAGAACAAATATTACAAGGAATTCCTTCTGAATTACCTCAGAAAAAAGAATTAGATGTTACTGTAAATAGAGCACCTAAACGAAAGCAAATTCTAACGGAAGAAGAAAAGAAACTTGCTATCAGAAATGCCCTGCGCTACTTCCCAAAAGACTGGCATCAGGAATTAGCTCAGGAATTCAAAGAAGAGCTGAACGAATACGGAAGGATCTACATGTATCGTTTTATGCCTGAGTACGATTTATACGCCAGACCAATAACAGACTATCCGGCAATAAGTTCTCAGGCGGCAGGAATCATGTTAATGATTCAAAACAACTTAGATCATGCAGTAGCACAACATCCATACGAACTAATTACTTACGGAGGAAATGGAGCAGTATTTCAGAATTGGGCACAATACCTATTAACCATGCAGTATCTGGCAACAATGACAGATGAGCAGACCCTGCATATGTATTCTGGTCACCCAATGGGATTATTCCCTTCATCCAAAGATGCCCCCAGAGTTATTGTTACTAATGGAATGATGATTCCTAACTATTCCAAACCGGATGACTGGGAGAAATACAATGCCCTAGGAGTAACGCAGTACGGACAGATGACTGCCGGAAGCTATATGTATATCGGACCACAGGGAATTGTGCATGGAACAACCATCACTGTGATGAATGCATTCAGAAAAACCCTAAAACCATCCGAAACTCCTGCTGGTAAAATATTCTTAACAGCTGGTTTAGGAGGAATGAGCGGAGCACAACCCAAAGCAGGAAACATCGCCGGATGTATTACCATTTGTGCCGAAGTAAACCCTAATGCGGCTATTAAAAGACATGAACAAGGATGGGTAGATGAACTTGTTGATACCATTGACGAACTGGTAAACAGAGTAAAAATTGCCATTGATAAAGAAGAAGTTGTCTCCATTGCGTATAAAGGAAACGTAGTAGATATATGGGAGCGTTTTTATGACGAAAACATATATATTCACCTGGGATCAGACCAAACATCACTTCACAACCCGTGGTCTGGAGGGTACTACCCAGCGGGAGTAAGTTTTGAAGAAGCAAACGAACTAATTACCAATCAGCCGGAAATATTCAAAGAAAAAGTAGAAGACTCTCTTAGAAGACATGCTGCTGCTGTTAACAAACACACTGCAAGAGGAACCTATTTCTTTGATTATGGAAATGCATTCTTATTAGAAGCTTCCAGAGCTGGAGCCGATGTGATGGCTGATAACGGAATTGATTTCAAGTATCCGTCCTATGTACAGGACATATTAGGTCCTATGTGTTTTGATTATGGATTTGGTCCGTTTAGATGGGTATGTACTTCCGGAAAACCAGAAGATTTAGATAAAACCGATCAAATTGCTATTGATATTATGTCTGAAATCAAAGCAAATGCTCCTGAGGAAATTCAACAGCAAATGCAGGACAATATCACATGGATACAAGAAGCAAAAACCAATAAACTAGTAGTAGGATCGCAAGCCAGAATATTATATGCTGATGCAGAAGGAAGAGCCAAGATAGCAGAAGCATTTAACAAGGCAATCGCTTCAGGAGTGTTAGCTGCTCCGGTTGTACTTGGAAGAGATCATCACGATGTCAGCGGAACGGATTCTCCATATAGAGAAACCAGTAATATCTATGACGGTAGTAAATACACTGCTGATATGGCAATCCACAATGTCATTGGTGATAGTTTTAGAGGAGCTACCTGGGTATCGATTCACAATGGTGGTGGTGTTGGATGGGGAGAAGTAGTCAATGGTGGCTTCGGACTTCTATTAGACGGAAGCCCTGAGGCATCCCGAAAATTAAAGAATATGCTGTTCTACGATGTAAACAATGGAATTTCCAGAAGAAGTTGGGCCAGAAATGAAGAAGCGCTCTTCGCTATCAAAAGAGAAATGGAAAGAACTCCAGAACTCAAAGTAACCTTGCCAATCATTGTAGAAGACAAGCTGTTAAATGATTTATTTTAG
- the hutG gene encoding formimidoylglutamase — MKNYRQPDQTIWNGRTSESTLYFHEKIKCFDLSEETLPKTDEKVISILGYECDEGVARNKGRVGAVAGPNAIRKMLAPLSNHFKKDTQIFDVGNIICQNNDLERSQRSASDIISYLIENKSFPIVLGGGHDLAYAHYNGIKKCSTNKKIGVINLDAHFDLRTVTDKPNSGTPFYQIAKENGNIHYLCLGIQKASNNRELFETAKALNVQHLENTEYTLENKAHVLQTINDFINEVDYVYLTIDLDGFSSAIAPGVSAPSPFGFGVAIASETIKCICDSKKLISVDLVELNPTYDIDNSTARLAARLIYNIIETL; from the coding sequence ATGAAAAACTACAGGCAACCTGATCAAACTATTTGGAATGGAAGAACCTCTGAATCAACTTTGTACTTCCATGAAAAAATAAAATGTTTTGATCTAAGCGAAGAGACACTTCCTAAGACTGATGAAAAAGTAATCAGTATATTAGGATATGAATGTGATGAAGGCGTTGCCAGAAACAAAGGAAGGGTTGGTGCAGTTGCCGGTCCTAATGCTATCAGGAAAATGTTAGCTCCTTTATCGAATCACTTTAAAAAGGACACCCAAATATTTGATGTCGGAAATATTATCTGCCAGAATAATGATTTAGAAAGATCACAAAGAAGTGCTTCTGATATTATCAGTTACCTGATAGAAAATAAATCTTTTCCAATCGTACTGGGAGGAGGTCACGATCTGGCATACGCACATTATAATGGAATTAAGAAATGCTCTACTAATAAAAAAATCGGAGTCATTAATCTGGATGCCCATTTTGATTTGAGAACCGTTACCGACAAACCTAACTCCGGAACTCCCTTTTATCAAATTGCCAAGGAAAATGGTAATATTCACTATCTATGTCTTGGTATTCAAAAAGCCTCCAATAACCGGGAACTTTTCGAAACTGCAAAAGCATTAAACGTTCAACACCTAGAAAATACTGAATACACTCTGGAGAATAAGGCTCATGTACTACAAACGATCAATGACTTTATCAACGAGGTGGATTACGTGTATCTAACCATTGACTTGGATGGTTTTTCTTCTGCCATTGCACCCGGAGTAAGCGCCCCTTCTCCTTTTGGGTTTGGAGTTGCTATAGCTTCAGAAACCATTAAGTGCATATGTGATTCAAAAAAACTAATCAGTGTGGACCTGGTAGAATTAAACCCTACCTATGACATTGATAACAGTACAGCACGTCTGGCTGCCCGACTGATATATAACATTATAGAAACACTGTAA